The following coding sequences lie in one Apium graveolens cultivar Ventura chromosome 1, ASM990537v1, whole genome shotgun sequence genomic window:
- the LOC141660544 gene encoding secreted RxLR effector protein 161-like: MVVWSLEVEKDQFRPGKEDEDALGPEVPYLSAIGALMYLENNTRPDITFVMNLLARFSYDLIKRHWDVIKHIFKYLYRIIELRLFFPHSSKSQLIEYAEAGYMSDPHFGGSQMGYLSTYCGTVISLKPTK; this comes from the coding sequence ATGGTTGTTTGGTCACTCGAAGTTGAAAAAGATCAATTCCGACCTggaaaagaagatgaagatgCACTTGGGCCTGAAGTCCCATATCTTAGTGCCATTGGAGCTCTTATGTATCTTGAAAATAACACAAGACCTGATATTACTTTTGTTATGAACCTATTAGCAAGATTCAGTTATGATCTAATTAAAAGGCATTGGGATGTGATCAAACACATATTCAAATATCTTTATAGGATAATTGAACTAAGGCTATTCTTTCCACATAGTTCAAAATCACAGCTGATTGAGTATGCAGAAGCTGGATATatgtcagatcctcattttggGGGATCACAAATGGGTTATCTTTCTACATACTGTGGTACTGTTATTTCTTTGAAGCCTACAAAATAG